The following proteins are co-located in the Silene latifolia isolate original U9 population chromosome 1, ASM4854445v1, whole genome shotgun sequence genome:
- the LOC141602308 gene encoding uncharacterized protein LOC141602308 isoform X1 — protein sequence MATAAFRSTSRRTSLAGGSTPGSTSYSNPHRRSRSVSRFSHRLQSDDADVAEENNNNNNNWPESANRKGKFVNTVRGSGFPEISLDDLAIELFSLSDVSSSANNDSDGRKGRSLVSDTASFRRGRSVSRRGSRASELRNNNNNNNINNSKKGDGENGGVRRRRSLSVAPKSKSFVSDSENEHFQKTTSRADSLHQNSLQKPTFSSQQRGLRRCSSQKDLLRSHDGYTSYSTTFTDDEGNGAHHLGHEIENRRRVSSAFDKVPCLSSCEQNSMLYKEVQKEYTHPGRDKSVDALKGDNKLPGMAINGGRRSADPDALKAVSTIRRNYKTKLEERSSDRIKASKQLAEEDANKIMEDFISSVEETDFSSFDGERSDTSSIIGGAINPMMHYGHIESFKSPLRFDLYAGDMNDVKFPWLEWETGDDGTPLPRNEIKQHPATPKTVLQDALEERAGQTEPEPSVDSKSSHGSWSPGVANSFCIDTGETRQTEEVESCKNQLLARVPRKPRVDIDDYLKPPSNDNILSEIWKQRERIHSGGLFICNGGSFGKFIL from the exons ATGGCCACAGCGGCATTCCGGTCAACCTCCCGCCGCACCTCCCTCGCCGGAGGCTCAACTCCCGGTTCAACCTCCTATTCTAATCCTCACCGCCGGTCTAGGTCCGTCAGCCGCTTCTCTCACCGTCTTCAGTCCGACGACGCGGATGTAGCGGaagagaataataataataataacaactgGCCGGAGTCGGCGAATCGGAAGGGTAAATTCGTAAATACGGTACGAGGTTCGGGGTTTCCGGAGATTAGTCTTGATGATCTCGCAATTGAGTTGTTTTCCTTGTCGGACGTCTCTTCGTCGGCTAATAATGATTCCGATGGACGGAAAGGAAGGTCGTTGGTGTCTGATACGGCGTCGTTTCGGAGAGGACGGTCGGTCTCCCGGCGTGGGTCCCGCGCCAGTGAAttgcggaataacaataacaataacaatattaataatagtaaAAAAGGGGATGGTGAAAATGGAGGTGTGAGGAGGAGGAGGTCGCTTTCAGTGGCGCCAAAGAGTAAATCATTTGTTTCGGATTCCGAG AATGAACACTTTCAGAAGACCACAAGCCGTGCTGACTCTTTACATCAGAATTCTCTGCAAAAACCTACATTTTCATCTCAGCAGAGAGGTCTTAGGAGGTGCAGTAGCCAGAAAGATTTATTGAGGTCACATGATGGTTACACT AGCTATTCGACGACATTTACTGATGACGAAGGGAACGGTGCGCATCACCTTGGCCATGAGATTGAGAATAGAAGACGAGTGTCCTCTGCATTTGACAAG GTACCATGTTTAAGTAGCTGTGAGCAGAATAGCATGTTGTACAAAGAAGTGCAAAAGGAGTATACACATCCTGGCAGAGATAAAAGCGTAGATGCG CTTAAGGGTGATAATAAGCTACCAGGTATGGCTATTAATGGTGGCCGACGATCGGCAGACCCTGATGCTCTTAAGGCTGTTTCTACAATTAGAAGAAATTACAAGACGAAACTGGAAGAG AGAAGTTCAGACAGAATCAAGGCATCAAAGCAATTGGCGGAAGAAGATGCTAACAAAATTATGGAGGATTTTATATCTAGTGTTGAAGAGACAGACTTCTCGTCATTTGATGGTGAAAGGAGCGACACAAGCTCCATTATTGGAGGGGCAATAAATCCAATGATGCATTATGGACATATAGAATCATTTAAAAGCCCTCTAAGATTTGATTTGTATGCGGGCGATATGAATGATGTAAAATTTCCTTGGTTGGAGTGGGAGACAGGTGATGATGGCACTCCTCTTCCAAGAAATGAGATTAAGCAGCATCCTGCTACTCCAAAAACTGTTCTACAGGATGCTTTGGAG GAAAGAGCTGGTCAAACAGAGCCAGAACCAAGTGTTGATTCCAAGAGTAGTCATGGGAGTTGGAGCCCAGGAGTCGCGAACAGCTTCTGCATAGACACAGGAGAAACTAGGCAAACTGAGGAGGTTGAGAGCTGCAAAAATCAACTTCTAGCACGAGTTCCAAGAAAACCTCGTGTCGATATAGATGATTATCTGAAGCCTCCAAGCAATGACAATATCCTCTCAGAAATATGGAAACAGCGGGAAAGAATTCACTCAGGTGGACTCTTTATTTGTAATGGTGGATCTTTTGGCAAGTTTATTTTGTGA
- the LOC141602308 gene encoding uncharacterized protein LOC141602308 isoform X2 → MATAAFRSTSRRTSLAGGSTPGSTSYSNPHRRSRSVSRFSHRLQSDDADVAEENNNNNNNWPESANRKGKFVNTVRGSGFPEISLDDLAIELFSLSDVSSSANNDSDGRKGRSLVSDTASFRRGRSVSRRGSRASELRNNNNNNNINNSKKGDGENGGVRRRRSLSVAPKSKSFVSDSENEHFQKTTSRADSLHQNSLQKPTFSSQQRGLRRCSSQKDLLRSHDGYTSYSTTFTDDEGNGAHHLGHEIENRRRVSSAFDKVPCLSSCEQNSMLYKEVQKEYTHPGRDKSVDALKGDNKLPGMAINGGRRSADPDALKAVSTIRRNYKTKLEESEKRKEMRPNAKKTSPVKRLVRGRKRSSDRIKASKQLAEEDANKIMEDFISSVEETDFSSFDGERSDTSSIIGGAINPMMHYGHIESFKSPLRFDLYAGDMNDVKFPWLEWETGDDGTPLPRNEIKQHPATPKTVLQDALEERAGQTEPEPSVDSKSSHGSWSPGVANSFCIDTGETRQTEEVESCKNQLLARVPRKPRVDIDDYLKPPSNDNILSEIWKQRERIHSGGLFICNGGSFGKFIL, encoded by the exons ATGGCCACAGCGGCATTCCGGTCAACCTCCCGCCGCACCTCCCTCGCCGGAGGCTCAACTCCCGGTTCAACCTCCTATTCTAATCCTCACCGCCGGTCTAGGTCCGTCAGCCGCTTCTCTCACCGTCTTCAGTCCGACGACGCGGATGTAGCGGaagagaataataataataataacaactgGCCGGAGTCGGCGAATCGGAAGGGTAAATTCGTAAATACGGTACGAGGTTCGGGGTTTCCGGAGATTAGTCTTGATGATCTCGCAATTGAGTTGTTTTCCTTGTCGGACGTCTCTTCGTCGGCTAATAATGATTCCGATGGACGGAAAGGAAGGTCGTTGGTGTCTGATACGGCGTCGTTTCGGAGAGGACGGTCGGTCTCCCGGCGTGGGTCCCGCGCCAGTGAAttgcggaataacaataacaataacaatattaataatagtaaAAAAGGGGATGGTGAAAATGGAGGTGTGAGGAGGAGGAGGTCGCTTTCAGTGGCGCCAAAGAGTAAATCATTTGTTTCGGATTCCGAG AATGAACACTTTCAGAAGACCACAAGCCGTGCTGACTCTTTACATCAGAATTCTCTGCAAAAACCTACATTTTCATCTCAGCAGAGAGGTCTTAGGAGGTGCAGTAGCCAGAAAGATTTATTGAGGTCACATGATGGTTACACT AGCTATTCGACGACATTTACTGATGACGAAGGGAACGGTGCGCATCACCTTGGCCATGAGATTGAGAATAGAAGACGAGTGTCCTCTGCATTTGACAAG GTACCATGTTTAAGTAGCTGTGAGCAGAATAGCATGTTGTACAAAGAAGTGCAAAAGGAGTATACACATCCTGGCAGAGATAAAAGCGTAGATGCG CTTAAGGGTGATAATAAGCTACCAGGTATGGCTATTAATGGTGGCCGACGATCGGCAGACCCTGATGCTCTTAAGGCTGTTTCTACAATTAGAAGAAATTACAAGACGAAACTGGAAGAG TCTGAAAAGCGAAAAGAGATGCGTCCTAATGCAAAAAAGACATCTCCTGTTAAAAGACTTGTGCGAGGGAGAAAG AGAAGTTCAGACAGAATCAAGGCATCAAAGCAATTGGCGGAAGAAGATGCTAACAAAATTATGGAGGATTTTATATCTAGTGTTGAAGAGACAGACTTCTCGTCATTTGATGGTGAAAGGAGCGACACAAGCTCCATTATTGGAGGGGCAATAAATCCAATGATGCATTATGGACATATAGAATCATTTAAAAGCCCTCTAAGATTTGATTTGTATGCGGGCGATATGAATGATGTAAAATTTCCTTGGTTGGAGTGGGAGACAGGTGATGATGGCACTCCTCTTCCAAGAAATGAGATTAAGCAGCATCCTGCTACTCCAAAAACTGTTCTACAGGATGCTTTGGAG GAAAGAGCTGGTCAAACAGAGCCAGAACCAAGTGTTGATTCCAAGAGTAGTCATGGGAGTTGGAGCCCAGGAGTCGCGAACAGCTTCTGCATAGACACAGGAGAAACTAGGCAAACTGAGGAGGTTGAGAGCTGCAAAAATCAACTTCTAGCACGAGTTCCAAGAAAACCTCGTGTCGATATAGATGATTATCTGAAGCCTCCAAGCAATGACAATATCCTCTCAGAAATATGGAAACAGCGGGAAAGAATTCACTCAGGTGGACTCTTTATTTGTAATGGTGGATCTTTTGGCAAGTTTATTTTGTGA
- the LOC141602319 gene encoding glyceraldehyde-3-phosphate dehydrogenase, cytosolic-like: MAPIKIGINGFGRIGRLVARVILQRDDCELVAVNDPFITTEYMTYMFKYDSVHGQWKHHDIKVKDEKTLLFGEKSVTVFGNRNPEEIPWGQTGADYVVESTGVFTDKDKAAAHLKGGAKKVIISAPSKDAPMFVVGVNEHEYKPELNIVSNASCTTNCLAPLAKVINDRFGIVEGLMTTVHSITATQKTVDGPSMKDWRGGRAASFNIIPSSTGAAKAVGKVLPALNGKLTGMAFRVPTVDVSVVDLTVRIEKPATYEQVKAAIKEESEGKMKGILGYTEDDVVSTDFVGDNRSSIFDAKAGIALNDNFIKLVSWYDNEWGYSTRVVDLIAHIHKSCK, encoded by the exons ATGG CACCAATCAAGATCGGAATCAATG GATTTGGAAGAATTGGACGTTTGGTCGCTAGAGTTATCCTTCAGAGGGATGACTGTGAGCTTGTCGCTGTCAATGACCCTTTCATCACCACTGAATACATG ACATACATGTTCAAGTATGACAGTGTTCACGGTCAGTGGAAGCACCATGACATTAAGGTTAAGGATGAGAAGACTCTTCTCTTCGGTGAGAAGTCTGTGACCGTTTTTGGTAACAG GAACCCTGAGGAGATCCCATGGGGCCAAACTGGAGCTGATTATGTTGTTGAGTCCACTGGTGTTTTTACTGATAAGGACAAGGCTGCTGCTCACTTGAAG GGTGGTGCTAAGAAGGTTATCATCTCAGCTCCTAGCAAGGATGCTCCTATGTTTGTTGTTGGTGTTAATGAGCACGAGTACAAGCCAGAGCTAAACATTGTGTCCAATGCTAGCTGTACCACCAACTGCCTTGCTCCCTTGGCCAAG GTTATCAATGACAGATTTGGCATTGTTGAGGGTCTCATGACTACTGTCCACTCCATTACTG CCACACAAAAGACCGTTGATGGTCCATCAATGAAGGACTGGAGAGGTGGAAGGGCTGCTTCCTTCAACATCATTCCCAGCAGCACTGGAGCAGCTAAG GCTGTGGGCAAGGTGTTGCCAGCTTTGAATGGAAAGCTGACCGGTATGGCTTTCCGTGTTCCTACTGTTGATGTTTCAGTTGTTGACCTCACTGTCAGAATTGAGAAACCTGCAACCTACGAGCAAGTCAAAGCTGCTATCAA GGAAGAGTCAGAGGGCAAGATGAAGGGAATTTTGGGCTACACTGAGGATGACGTGGTCTCCACCGATTTCGTTGGTGACAACAG ATCAAGCATTTTTGATGCCAAGGCTGGTATTGCTTTGAATGACAACTTCATTAAGCTTGTCTCATGGTACGACAACGAATGGGGTTACAG TACCCGTGTTGTTGACTTGATTGCCCACATCCACAAGAGTTGCAAGTAA